One genomic segment of Penaeus chinensis breed Huanghai No. 1 chromosome 13, ASM1920278v2, whole genome shotgun sequence includes these proteins:
- the LOC125031931 gene encoding cuticle protein AMP1A-like, whose protein sequence is MKLIVLACLAAVAVATPQFEDRVVALLRDDRVANEDGTFSYAVEADNGINTAVEGVVGSAGQINQAGSYTYTLADGTQAVVTFIANENGFQPQSDILPTPHPLPAHVFELLEIAERQRAAGIVFN, encoded by the exons ATCGTTCTTGCCTGCCTTGCCGCCGTGGCTGTTGCCACTCCTCAGTTCGAGGACCGAGTGGTCGCCCTCCTTCGCGATGACCGCGTAGCCAACGAAGATGGCACCTTCTCCTATGCCGTGGAAGCCGACAACGGCATCAACACAGCCGTTGAAGGAGTCGTCGGATCAGCTGGTCAGATCAACCAGGCGGGATCTTACAC CTATACCCTTGCGGATGGCACCCAGGCTGTGGTCACCTTCATCgccaacgagaacggcttccagccccagtccgacatcctgcccactccccaccctcttcctgccCACGTCTTTGAACTGTTGGAAATCGCCGAGCGTCAGCGTGCCGCGGGCATCGTATTCAACTAA
- the LOC125031922 gene encoding cuticle protein AMP1B-like has translation MKTIVLACLVAVAVAAPQLQEREVVLLRDDRIANEDGSFSYALEADNGINTAVEGAVGSAGQINQAGSFTLTLEDGTQAVVNFVANENGYQPQSNILPTPHPLPAHVYELLEIAERQRAEGIVFN, from the exons ATGAAGACT ATCGTACTTGCTTGTCTCGTCGCCGTGGCTGTTGCCGCTCCTCAGCTCCAGGAGAGGGAGGTTGTCCTTCTTCGCGACGACCGAATTGCCAACGAAGACGGCTCCTTCTCCTACGCCCTGGAAGCCGACAACGGCATCAACACAGCCGTTGAAGGAGCTGTTGGATCTGCCGGCCAGATCAATCAGGCGGGATCTTTCAC CCTTACCCTTGAAGACGGAACACAGGCTGTTGTCAACTTCGTCGCCAACGAGAACGGCTACCAGCCCCAGTCCAACATCctgcccactccccaccctcttcctgccCACGTCTATGAGCTGTTGGAAATCGCTGAGCGTCAGCGCGCTGAAGGCATCGTATTCAACTAA